The proteins below come from a single Williamwhitmania sp. genomic window:
- a CDS encoding M20 family metallopeptidase has translation MISVDELLKEARQLLPNMTKTRREIHQHPELSFQEFSTSALIMERLEGLGIEHHSIAGTGVYAIVRCGKPNAEVIALRADMDALPVTEATGLPFASTVAGVMHACGHDLHTSCLLGAAELLIGHKKQLNYDVLLLFQPGEEMIPGGAKKIIEEGLFDKFKPKAMFALHVDPDLPVGKFGFRPSWYMASGDEIYLKVTGRGGHAALPHTVTDTVLATAEIIVSLQQVVSRRAPAGIPTVLSFGKVVANGATNVIPDEVLVEGTFRTFDETWRTNAHQVITDVAVNIAKAHGAQCKVEVKHGYPALYNNPELTQYSIDMLARLWRSENINALDIRMTTEDFARYSHLFPSVFFRLGVAGQKSVGRLHAGNFSPDEEALFYGSASLIWLVLSLE, from the coding sequence ATGATAAGTGTAGATGAATTGCTGAAAGAAGCACGGCAGCTATTGCCAAACATGACGAAAACTCGACGGGAGATACACCAGCACCCGGAGCTCTCTTTTCAGGAGTTCTCAACCTCTGCTCTGATAATGGAACGGCTGGAAGGTTTGGGTATTGAGCACCATTCTATTGCTGGTACCGGCGTTTATGCTATTGTTCGCTGCGGAAAACCCAACGCCGAGGTAATTGCTTTGCGAGCAGACATGGATGCATTACCAGTGACTGAGGCAACGGGATTGCCCTTTGCCTCAACGGTAGCAGGGGTAATGCACGCCTGTGGTCACGATCTACACACATCGTGTCTTTTGGGTGCAGCGGAGCTGCTGATAGGGCACAAAAAGCAGTTGAACTACGATGTGCTGCTGCTTTTTCAGCCTGGAGAGGAGATGATTCCCGGCGGTGCAAAAAAGATTATAGAGGAGGGGCTTTTTGACAAGTTCAAGCCAAAGGCCATGTTTGCCCTGCACGTGGACCCCGATTTACCGGTTGGTAAATTTGGATTTCGTCCAAGTTGGTATATGGCATCCGGTGATGAGATATACCTCAAGGTTACCGGCAGAGGTGGACATGCGGCACTACCACACACCGTTACCGATACGGTTTTGGCCACCGCCGAAATCATTGTTTCACTACAGCAGGTGGTGAGCCGACGGGCTCCAGCCGGGATTCCAACGGTGCTCTCCTTTGGGAAGGTAGTAGCCAATGGGGCCACCAACGTTATTCCCGATGAAGTTTTGGTGGAAGGAACCTTCCGCACGTTTGATGAAACATGGCGCACTAATGCTCATCAAGTTATTACCGATGTGGCCGTGAACATTGCTAAGGCTCATGGTGCGCAGTGCAAGGTAGAGGTTAAGCATGGCTATCCTGCGCTATACAATAACCCGGAACTCACCCAGTACTCCATTGATATGCTTGCAAGGCTTTGGCGTAGCGAGAACATCAATGCACTTGATATTAGAATGACAACCGAAGATTTTGCTCGCTATTCGCACCTCTTTCCCTCAGTGTTTTTTAGGCTTGGTGTGGCAGGTCAAAAGAGCGTTGGTCGCCTTCATGCTGGGAATTTCAGCCCCGACGAGGAGGCCTTGTTTTACGGCTCAGCCAGCTTGATCTGGTTGGTATTGTCTTTGGAGTGA
- a CDS encoding DUF1573 domain-containing protein: protein MKNNILKHLSLLGLMLTATTMFAQIPNSNMNFESSVHDFGLIKENGGPAIYTFEFVNKANTPIIINNVTASCGCTTPEWTKAPVAPGQKGTIKVTYDPKNRPGPFEKTITINYNQSPNVAVLRIKGAVQEHEKTLADLYPRQLGDLRLQSSYKAFIRLINTEVKTDSLPMVNAGSNPLTVTFGFIPAHLTIKAVPQTLKPGEKGNIMITYDAAKKNDWGFVTDNFEVLLNGEKVPNNLLTVSANIMEDFSKLTPEQLANAPAIHFDELVFDFGSVVAGTPVEHVYKFTNTGKSDLVIRKVKASCGCTSVAPDISVIKPGQSSVIKATFRSDHYSGHQTKTITVTSNDPKNSNVILRLTGDVMPKQE from the coding sequence ATGAAGAACAACATTCTTAAGCACTTGTCCCTACTCGGTTTGATGCTTACAGCAACAACCATGTTTGCCCAGATTCCTAACTCAAACATGAACTTTGAAAGCTCCGTTCACGATTTTGGACTAATCAAAGAAAATGGTGGCCCAGCCATTTACACCTTTGAATTTGTGAACAAGGCTAACACCCCAATCATTATCAACAATGTAACCGCCTCCTGTGGTTGCACCACTCCCGAGTGGACCAAGGCTCCGGTAGCTCCTGGACAAAAAGGGACCATAAAGGTAACCTACGATCCCAAGAACAGACCAGGTCCATTTGAGAAGACCATTACCATTAACTACAATCAATCGCCAAACGTTGCAGTGTTGCGCATTAAAGGTGCTGTGCAGGAGCACGAAAAAACGCTTGCCGACCTCTACCCTCGTCAACTAGGTGATTTGCGTCTTCAATCATCCTACAAAGCCTTTATTCGACTCATTAACACGGAGGTTAAGACCGATTCCTTGCCAATGGTTAATGCTGGCAGCAATCCACTAACAGTTACTTTCGGCTTTATACCAGCTCACCTTACCATCAAAGCCGTTCCCCAAACTTTGAAACCTGGTGAAAAGGGTAATATTATGATCACCTACGATGCGGCAAAGAAAAACGACTGGGGTTTTGTAACCGACAATTTTGAAGTGCTGCTCAACGGCGAAAAGGTGCCGAATAATCTACTCACGGTGAGTGCAAACATCATGGAAGATTTCTCGAAACTTACACCAGAACAGCTGGCAAACGCACCAGCTATCCACTTCGACGAGTTGGTTTTTGACTTTGGTAGTGTAGTTGCTGGAACTCCTGTTGAACACGTATACAAATTCACCAATACCGGTAAGTCGGACCTCGTTATCAGAAAAGTTAAGGCTTCGTGTGGTTGCACCTCCGTTGCGCCCGATATTAGCGTAATTAAACCGGGCCAAAGTTCAGTTATCAAGGCTACTTTCCGTTCCGATCACTACTCAGGCCATCAAACTAAAACCATAACGGTTACTAGCAACGATCCAAAAAACTCCAATGTTATATTACGTCTCACTGGTGATGTAATGCCAAAACAGGAGTAG
- the meaB gene encoding methylmalonyl Co-A mutase-associated GTPase MeaB produces MKNVDQRSALSVNSGIDQPPQVNPNAANQIRKVRKKKFTVDEYVEGIVAGNRTILSQAITLVESALPEHHSIAQQVIERCLPHSGNSIRLGITGVPGVGKSTFIESLGMQITTQGHKLAVLAIDPSSERSKGSILGDKTRMEELSSDANAFIRPSPSAGSLGGVARKTRESVVLCEAAGFDVVFIETVGVGQSETAVHSMVDCFLLLMLAGAGDELQGIKRGIMEMADILAITKADGANIQKAQIARAEYEGALHLYPPAESGWDPHVLTCSVFDKKSILELWNTILEYLALTKKNSYFADKRQQQAKYWMFESVNETLKESFYCNPSLQVLISKLEQEVLNNQITSFAAAKVLLDHYFKQLKGR; encoded by the coding sequence GTGAAAAACGTGGATCAAAGAAGTGCATTGAGCGTGAACAGTGGAATTGACCAGCCTCCGCAAGTTAACCCCAATGCAGCCAACCAGATACGAAAAGTAAGAAAGAAAAAATTCACGGTTGACGAGTATGTTGAAGGAATAGTAGCTGGAAATCGAACCATCCTTAGCCAGGCTATTACCCTCGTTGAAAGCGCACTACCCGAGCATCATTCCATTGCACAGCAGGTTATTGAACGATGCCTGCCCCACTCTGGAAATTCCATACGCCTTGGAATAACAGGTGTTCCAGGGGTAGGTAAAAGCACCTTTATTGAGTCGCTCGGCATGCAAATCACAACTCAAGGCCATAAGCTGGCCGTACTGGCCATCGATCCCTCAAGTGAGCGATCGAAAGGGAGTATTTTGGGAGATAAAACGCGCATGGAAGAGCTCTCCAGCGATGCTAATGCCTTTATCCGCCCCTCTCCTTCCGCCGGGTCGCTGGGTGGTGTGGCCCGAAAAACTCGGGAATCGGTAGTGCTCTGTGAAGCAGCCGGTTTCGACGTTGTATTTATTGAAACCGTTGGTGTTGGGCAGTCAGAAACGGCAGTTCACTCCATGGTCGATTGCTTTTTGCTGCTTATGTTGGCTGGTGCTGGCGACGAACTGCAGGGAATTAAAAGAGGAATTATGGAGATGGCCGACATTTTGGCCATTACCAAAGCCGATGGAGCAAATATACAAAAGGCACAGATAGCCAGAGCAGAGTATGAAGGAGCTCTTCACCTCTACCCACCTGCTGAGTCGGGTTGGGATCCGCATGTGCTCACCTGCAGCGTCTTTGATAAAAAGAGTATCCTTGAGCTGTGGAACACCATCCTAGAATACCTAGCACTGACGAAAAAAAATAGCTACTTTGCAGATAAACGTCAACAGCAGGCAAAATACTGGATGTTTGAATCGGTAAATGAGACGCTCAAGGAGAGCTTCTACTGCAATCCATCGCTTCAGGTGTTGATAAGCAAGCTAGAGCAGGAGGTGCTCAACAACCAAATAACCTCCTTTGCTGCTGCAAAAGTGTTACTTGATCACTACTTTAAACAACTAAAAGGTAGGTAA
- a CDS encoding TlpA disulfide reductase family protein has translation MKKLLLGLLPILALVACTKTPSYDIKVKIEGPSTAKIAYLQKIDNQDFVTVDSAQVKDDKVEFKGKVELPDLYFIRIGQNQPIQLFVENADINVKVNLDSVEKAEIKGSATHNLFVKLNKDMLPFREQMQQLYKKADSLKSANAITPTVEKELDVEYDSIQNGQQKFLTNFVSDNRSSVVSAFVTYRILSHTLEFSELEKVTASLDSTLAKSPYVILLKEKIEMLRKTAVGQPYLDFTLPDPNGKDISLSSLVDGKTVVMIDFWASWCNPCRQENPNVVAMYKELKGKGFQIIGVSLDKDKASWVKAIKDDGITYPQVSDLKFWDSAVAKLYSVNSIPHTVLISKDGKIAATDLRGDELKAKVLELLK, from the coding sequence ATGAAAAAACTACTACTGGGATTACTCCCAATTTTAGCACTGGTAGCCTGCACTAAAACGCCGAGCTACGATATCAAGGTAAAGATTGAAGGGCCGTCGACCGCAAAGATAGCCTACCTTCAAAAAATCGACAATCAAGATTTCGTTACCGTTGACAGCGCACAAGTTAAAGATGATAAGGTAGAATTTAAGGGAAAGGTAGAGCTTCCCGACCTTTACTTCATCCGTATTGGACAGAACCAACCAATTCAACTATTTGTTGAAAATGCGGACATCAATGTAAAAGTTAACCTTGACTCCGTTGAAAAAGCAGAGATTAAAGGATCTGCAACCCACAATCTGTTTGTAAAACTGAATAAGGACATGCTCCCATTCCGTGAACAGATGCAGCAACTCTATAAAAAGGCAGACTCACTAAAATCGGCCAACGCTATAACTCCAACTGTTGAAAAAGAGCTAGATGTAGAATACGACTCCATCCAGAATGGCCAGCAGAAATTTCTAACCAACTTTGTTTCCGACAATAGAAGTAGCGTTGTTTCTGCCTTTGTTACCTACCGTATTCTTTCACATACGCTTGAATTCTCTGAGTTAGAAAAAGTTACCGCAAGTCTCGATTCAACCTTGGCAAAATCGCCCTACGTAATTCTACTCAAGGAGAAGATTGAAATGCTTCGCAAAACGGCAGTTGGTCAACCATACCTTGACTTTACCCTACCCGATCCCAACGGTAAGGATATTTCCCTTTCATCGTTGGTTGATGGAAAAACTGTGGTGATGATTGATTTCTGGGCATCATGGTGCAACCCTTGCCGTCAGGAGAACCCCAACGTTGTTGCCATGTACAAAGAACTCAAGGGAAAAGGATTCCAGATTATTGGAGTATCACTCGACAAGGATAAAGCCAGCTGGGTTAAGGCCATTAAGGACGATGGCATAACCTATCCTCAGGTATCTGATCTCAAGTTTTGGGATAGTGCAGTAGCTAAACTCTACTCGGTTAACTCCATTCCTCACACTGTTCTCATTAGTAAGGATGGTAAGATTGCTGCTACCGACCTTCGTGGTGACGAACTAAAAGCTAAAGTTTTGGAACTTCTGAAATAG